In Candidatus Accumulibacter cognatus, the genomic window CTCGCTGCGCCCGGCGGTGATGTTCGGGCGTGGAGCCACGATGCGCGCAGCGACCGAAGCATCCATCGGGAAGACTTGATGCTTCTTCGCTTCGGCGATGAACATCGATTTCATTTCCTTGACCTTCTGCGGGTACTGGGCCGCAACGTTCTCACTCTGGCTGAAGTCCTTGTTCAGCTCAAACAGTTCGAGCACCTGATTGTTCAGCGGGTCAGGATTCGCCGGGCCGAAGGCCTCCCAGGGCGCACGATTGACCTTGGTGCTAAGGAACCAGCCGTCGTGGTACAAGGCCCACTGGCCGAACATCTCGAAATACTGTGTCCTGTGGCGGGTCGGCGCCTTGGCGCTGGTCGCGTCGAACGTGTAGGCGAAGCTGGTGCCCTCGATCGGCGCCTGTCTGATGCCGTCGACCAACTCCGGCGCGCGAATGCCCGCTGCCTCGAGAATCGTCGGCACGACATCGATGACGTGCACGAACTGCTCGCGCAAGCCGCCCTTGTCCTTGATGCGCGCTGGCCACGACACCACCATGTTCTGGTTGACGCCGCCGAGCTGAGAAGCGTTCTGCTTGAACCACGAGAACGGCGTGTCGAAAGCCCAGGACCAGCCGGCCGACATGTGGTTGTAGGTTTGTTCGGTTCCCCAGACGTCGTAAAACTTCATCTGCACATCTACGGGCAACTGGTTCAGACCGTTGAAGAACGCAACCTCGTTCGGTGTCCCCAGGGGCCCGCCCTCGGCACTCGTGCCGTTGTCCCCGTTGATATAGATGATCAGTGTGTTGTCAAGTTTGCCCAAGTCTTTGAACGCCTGGATCACACGACCAATTTCGTGGTCGTTGTAGGCAGTGTAAGCGGCAAAGACTTCGACCTGGCGGATAAAAAGTTTCTTTTCATCCGCTGTGAGTTGGTCCCATTCCTTGAGCACTTCCTTCGGCCAAGGTGCGAGCTTGGTGTCCTTAGGGATCACGCCGAGCCGTTTCTGGTTTTCGAAGATCTGTTCGCGCAGGATGTTCCAGCCCTTGTCAAACAGATGCATCGCGCTGATCTTGTCTACCCACTCCTTGGTCGGGTGATGCGGTGCGTGCGTGGCGCCAGGGGCGTACTTGATGAAGATCGGCTTGTCTGGCTGGATCTGGTGAACGCGCGTCATGTAGTCGATGGCGTCATCGGCCATCCCCGTGACGAGGTTCCAACCCGGCTTTCCCTCGAACGGGTAGATCTGTGTTGTGTTGCGAAACAGGTTCGGCTGCCACTGGTTGGCGTCGCCGCCGACGAAACCGTAGAAGTACTCGAAGCCCATGCCGGTCGGCCACTGGTCGAAAGGACCGGCCTGACTTGCGGCGAAGGCCGGTGTATTGTGGTTCTTGCCGAACCAGGAGGTCGCATAGCCATTGTCAAGCAGGATCCGACCAATCGTTGCCTTATCCTTGGCGATGATGCTGTTATAGCCAGGGTAGCCGGTCGACTGCTCGGAAATCACGCCGAAGCCGGCCGAATGGTGATTGCGACCAGTGATCAGTGCGGCGCGCGTCGGTGAGCACAGCGCCGTCGAGAACATGCGGTTGTAGCGCAGGCCCTCGCTGGCAATGCGGTCCATCGTCGGCGTCGGAATCACGCCGCCGAAGGTGCTTGGGACGCCGAAGCCGGCGTCATCAGTAATGACCAGCAGCACGTTCGGTGCGTTTTTCGGGGGCACGATGCGTGGCGCCCACCAAGGCTTGGACTGCAGCGCGTCATCCTTGATCACTCCACCGAATTTCGGGTCGGGCGCGGGAAGTTGATTCCCGCTGATCGATGTCGTCGCACTTGGAGAACCGAGAACTCCGGTGACCTGCTGGGCAGATACAGAGCCCCCACTGATTGCCAATGCAACGATGATGGTGGCCCGACCCAGCCAATGTGAGAGTTCACGCATACCCATCCAACCTCCTTCCCTTCCGAGAAAGTAATGAAATGTTTAAAACTTGAATGTTGCGCCAAGCGCGAAGCCGGTAAAGCGTGCGTCGAGACCGCTGTCCCCCCTGCCGGTGAAGTCGTAGCTGAGATTGCGTACGGAGAGTGTCACATCACCCCAGCCGTAGCGGTAACCCGCGCCGACCAGTGCCTGCCAGGTCGTGTTGTTCGAGCCGGCACCGAGATCCAGGTAGTAGGGCATGAACCAACGGCCATCCTCGCTGAGGGCGAATTGCCCCCGGATACCACCAATGACGTCCCACTTGTTCATGCTAGCCGACGCATCACGCTGGCGCACACCACCCGGAAGGCCAAAATCTAGCGAGTTGGTGATGTGCAGGTAGCGCGTACCGACGAAAACATCAAGATAGGAAGCGCCTTGCCGCCACACCGTGTAGCCGCCGCCGAGGGTCAGAATGTCGGCTTTCAGATCCATCGATGCGTCAAACGGAATCGCGCCCGTACCTCCGGGCCGAAACACGGGCTTGACACCCGAATCCTGCTCCGCCAACTTCAGGTAGATGTAGTCGGCGAACACCGACCACTCGCTCTTGCGCGCCTCTGTAGCCAGGAAGAACGCGAACGACAGCTTGCTGAAGTAATCACCAATCGTGCTATGCAGGTCTGCGCTCACGCCGTCAGTGAGACCGCGCGGACTGAATGTCGCCGATGTATAGATGGTAGGCGTCCAGGCATAAGGAGTGAGGCTGAAGTGCCACCGCCCATCGAATAGGTTCACCGTGTCCGCATTCTCCTGGGCGCCTGCCGGCAATACGGCCGACAGACTTAGGGCGCTCAGCAGGACGCCGACAATTTGCTTCCGGATACCGCGTGTCAAAACCATTTGCACCCCCCTTATGAACCCTCCGTTTCTGGCATGATCCGACCAGTGGCCGGGCAAGACATGTGTCGCCAGACAGCAGACTATTGTCCTGCTTCCGCCAGGCCGCACGCAGAGACGCTCATACGCTTTTTCTGAAACAAAAACTACACCTGAAAGCGCACCTGCCAGTTAGCCTCCGTCATCCGGGCAAAGCACATTGTATTATAGGTTGGTAGAGAAAAGCGCCGGGCGATACCGCAGCAGCGCCAGCAATTCTCATTTTGGCAATGGTGGCCTTCTGTTCTCCTACCGAGCACCTGCAATAGAGCCAGATTCAAGGAGTGTACTCCACTCATGGCCGGCAGAAAGGGACTTTTGGCGAACTCGCTCCATTGTTTGAGTCAACATGAGAATTGCTGCAGCAGCGCCGGAGAATATCCACCCTTGGCCACCAGCCATTGCCGACAGGTTGGCCTGAGAGGCTGTGAAAATATTCTCCCAAGTCTGCCCGCCAGCGTGGCGCGCCCTGTATAATGACGAAGTCATTTCCTGCGCTGCGCCCTCATGACCACGAGCCCACCCATGTTCCCCGATGGAGCGACGCTGCCGGCCAACCCAAGCGGCGAAGGGCGTGCGAAAACCGTACTGCCCAAGGCCTCGGCCCGTGTTCTGATGCCCAACCGCAATCAACTGGAACTGCGGGCGAGCGATCTCGAATCGCTGGTCCCGCCTGGGCACCGGGCGCGGATTGTCTGGGGCTACGTGGAGCGGCAGGACCTGAGCGGGCTGTACGCTGGCATCAAAGCGGTAGAGGGTGGCGTGGGACGAGCGGCGATCGCCCCTGAGATTCTGTATGCGCTGTGGCTCTACGCCACACTGGAAGGTGTTGGCCATGCCCGTGGGATCGCCCGACTGACGCAGACGCATGACGCGTACCGGTGGATCTGTGGTGGCGTACAGGTGAATTACCCCACTTTGGCCGACTTCCGCAGTCAAGAAGGCGATGCGCTGGACGAACTGCTGACCGATAACGTGGCGAGTCTGATGGCCGCGGGGGTGGTCAAGTTCAAGACGGCAGCGCAGGACGGGATGCGGGTACGTGCCAGCGCCGGGGCCGCCTCGTTCCGACGGGAAGAGCGGCTCAAAGCCTGCCTGGAGGCGGCGCGACAACAGGTCGCCACGCTCAAGGCGCAGCAGGCAGACGATCCCGCGGGCGAGAGCGCGCGCCAGCAAGCGGCGCAGCGGCGTGCGGTGAGCGAACGGGAGGCGCGCATTGAAGCGGCGCTGGCCCGGCAGCCGGAACTGGCAGCCATCAAGAAAAAGCATGGCAAGAAGCCGGAGGAGGCCCGGAGCTCAACCACCGACGCCGACGCGACGATCATGAAGATGGGCGATGGAGGATTTCGGCCGGCGTACAACCTTCAGTTCGCCACCGACGCCGAAAGCCAGGTGGTCTTCGGCGTCGAGGTCGTGACCGCCGGTACTGACCAGGGCCAGCTGTCACCCATGGTCGAGCAAGTCAGCGAGCGCTGCGGTCAGACCCCGGAGAACTGGCTGGTTGATGGCGGCTATCCGGGGCATGGACAAATCGATGCGGTTGCCGAAAGCACCACCGTCTACGCACCGGTGCCGAAAGCCAAGGACCCGAAAACGGACGTTCACCAACCGAAGGCCAAGGATAGCCCGGCGGTGGCCCAATGGCGGGAACGTATGAAAAGCGACGAGGCCAAGGCGCTCTACAAGGATCGCGCGGCGACGGCCGAATGTGTCAATGCGCTGGCACGCAACCGCGGCCTGAATCGCCTACTGGTCCGTGGTCTGAAGAGAGTCAAGGGCGTCGCGCTCCTGTTCGCCCTGGCGCACAACGTGATGCGTGCCGCCACCCTCGCACCCGAACTGGTCGGCCTAGGGACAGGAACGTCCGCCGTACCGCAAACGGCAGGATAATCCGGGGAAAAGCGCGCACAAAGGGTAGATCCAGGCCGAACCGCTAGTCAAGACATGCATTCAGCATGCTTCGCCCCAGGCTGGCGCCGGCGTCCGGTCGCGCCGATTGTGGCGCAGAAGTAAAAAGATCACAGCCTCTGACCACATCCTGACTCTCCTGTACCCGCCCACGGGCAGATCTAGATACTCGACTTCTCGAGAAAAACTCATGCAGAATCCGTCACTTCGATCCTTTATGATGAATAATTGGGGTATCATTCGTCGTAGTTTGAGCGAGCGGACTTGCCCCCTTCTCTCCCTCGCCGAAACAACTGTTCTGGGCAGAGAAGCGGCTTGGCGAGCTGCTCGAACAGGTCAAAACCAGTTCCCTGGCGCTATGCCAAGATCGAGAAGTTGCCCCTCGGGCTGGCCTCTTTGCAGCGTATAAAATGCGGCGTTAAGAGCAAGTCCATGGCCGCTGCCGAGCGGAACCTCTTCGACAAAACCCGGGCCACCGGCCTTGCTGCCTGCAAAGCCCGCCTGAACGAACCGCGCCAGGCAGCCGCAATGGGGCCGCATCAACCACCCACCGAGAAGCTGAAACGCGAAAGCGGCGGCCGTCTGCCCTTTCCTGAGCAGTTGCCCCGTGTTGAGCACTTACACAAGCCATCAACCTGCCCCTTTGGGCAATGTGGTCAGGCGCTGGAGCAGATCGGCGAGGATGTGACCGAAAAACTCATCGTCCCTGCCGAGTTCTTCGTCGGGCGCCGCATCTACCCCCAGTACGCCTGCCTGCCCAGCGAAACCCTCCTCCCTGCTCCGGCCATCGCTTCGGTTGTCCGCGGCGGTCTTGCGGCATCGGCCTGGTTGGCCTGGTGGACCCGGGGGATGGTCAGCAAGTACGTCGATCATCAGCAGATAAGGGTTAACCATTATTATCATAATGACATTTTCATAAGCGATTGCCCTGCGTTTCAGAGGGAATCGGCTGCCAGCGGTGGACTCTTACCACCTATCAGGTTTCGGCCCCCTGGAAGAACTTGGGCAGAGGCAGTGCGCTGACAGCGCGCCTCAACAGGAGACGGAGGCCGCGTTTGAACCAGGATAGCGCGCTGCGATAGGCTTTGCGGACGCTCCAGTGGTTTGGATCGGTCTGCTCACGGGCTTTCTTTTCAGTGGCAGTGGGGTTGCATCGGGCGTCCTCTTGGCCGGATTGAACACACCAGTACATGGCCAGCGCCATGATCAAAATCAGGCAATCGAGACGCTTGGGTGCTTCGAGCTTGGTATCCTCCAAACGAAAGCCGCGGCTCTTGAAGTCCGAGAACATGGGTTCGATGGCCCAGCGCGAGCCGTAGTCCCGGACCGCAGCCCGGTTGGGCGGACAATCCATGGCGATTATCCAGGGCTCGGGGTGTTCAGGCTCATGCAGCACCCCAATGGCCGTTGGGATACCCGCTTCGAACAGACGCGCATTCCCCTCATAGCGCTCTCGCACACCGGCGGCTAGCTCGCCGGTGGTCCCGATGTCAGCGCAACCGATATCGACCAACAGGTTCCCCTTCAGGCGCAGCCGATACTGCCAGCCCGCCGCGATGAGCCACTCGAACAGGGCCACAGAGGGGTAAAATCGATCCGCCAGCAGCATCACCGCCACGCCTTCCGACAACCCGGCCCGTACCTGCTCCAGCAGCACCTGCTGCCCGGCAAAGCCAATATTGGCCTCGCCTTCCTCGATCCGCCACACCAACGGCAGAGAGCGATCACCGCAGCGCACACTGATCGTCAGCACCGCGAAACGATCGCCCAAGTCGGTCTGATCCATCGACAGCAGAATCGTCTGCCCTCCCGCCGCCGCTTGCTCAAGTGCTCGACGACCGAAGGGTTCGAGCACCTCACCACTGTCGATCAGCCGGTTCGTCAGCAACCTACGCAGCCACTGCTCGCGCATGTCCGCACGTTCCGTCTCGAGCGGCAGCAGCGTCGACAACTCCATCGTGTTCGGCGTGCGCGCCTCGATCATCGCAGCCACCGCCAACGGCAACTTTTTCAGGATCGTCTTGCGCATCCCAGGGAGGGCCTCTTCCAGACCAAGCCGTACCTCGTCCGCTAATTTGTTCGTCTTGCCCATCGTCTCTCAATGTGTTGGCCCATAGTAGTCAGAGATTACATTAAAAGTGATGGGTGGTAAGGCGGTGGACTTCTGCTCATTGACCGTTTGCTGGGCACGCGCTACAGTCGCCAAGGAAGGGTTCTCCGTACTTACCGGATTCCCGGCGCTATGCCAAAGAGGAAATAACATTGATGTCGAACCGTCAACGCCTATCGGTGGCGATGCTGACTGGCATGCTCGCCTTGCTCAGCCTGTCAAACGCGCATTCGCAAACATACACGAGTGACGGTGCAGTGCGTCCCGATCCTGCACTATCGCCCGGGGAAACCCATCCTGAACCGGCGCTCGCCCCCAGCGCGGTGCCTCCCGAGCGTGCGCTCTCTCCACAAGAGACCCACCCCGATCCGGTACTCTCGCCGGATGCAGTACCACGTGAGCAGGCGCTTTCGCCAGAGGAAACGAACCAGCCGCCGATACTCTCGCCGGATGCCGTTCGCCCAGACTCCGCTTTGCCGCCGGACTGATACCGAATACCTCGATTGATGTTAATGATTGGAAACACCGGAATGACTCAGACCTCTTCGTCAACGCCCAGCGGAACCGTGTACATCATCGGCAGCGGGCCCGGCAATCTCGACCTGTTGACACTGCGTGCTGCGCGGCTGATCGGCGAAGCGGACGCCATTGTCTACGACCATCTGATTGCCGATGGCGTCCTTGAACTGGCGCGACCTGACGCAGAAATGATCTATGCCGGCAAGGAACGTTCACGGCACAGCGTACCGCAGCATGAACTCAACCAGTTGCTGGTGCGCCTGGCACGCGCGGGCAAGCAGGTCGTCCGCCTCAAAGGGGGAGATCCCTTTATTTTCGGGCGTGGCGGCGAGGAAATCGAAACGCTGGTCGACTCGGGAATCGCCTTCGAGGTGGTGCCGGGAGTGACTGCGGCCGCTGGCTGCGCCGCTTACGCTGGCATCCCGTTGACACATCGAGATCATGCACAGGCGGTAGCCTTCGCAACCGGCCATCTCAAGGACGGCACCATCAATCTCGATTGGCCATTGCTGGCACGTCCACGGCTGACGGTTGTCTTCTACATGGGCATTGGCGGCCTCGCCGAAATCTGCCAGCAGATGATCGCCCACGGATTGCCCGAGGACCACCCTGCTGCGGTCGTCCAGAACGGTACGACGCGCCGGCAACGCGTGCTGACTGCCGATCTGGCGACTTTGCCGGCGAAGGTCGCGGCCACCGGCATCACCTCTCCGGCGCTGATCATCGTTGGAACAGTGGTGCGTCTACAGCAGAAACTAGACTGGTTCAAGCCGGCACCATGAATCGATGATGGATCGATGGACAGAGCCTGATCGGACGCTCAGGGAGTCAAATGATGAGCGCAGGACTTGACCAGAGGCCACTGTCTGCGACTGATCGGAAGCCGTTCAGGAATGTCGCGCAGCATTGCCTGCCACTGCGTCTCGGCATCGTCGGAGCTGCTCTTTTCGAAACCGATAATCGTTTCCCTAGCTACCAGAACACTGCGATGCAAGCGAATGAACTGCTCGCCAAACTCCTGCTCGAGATGGGTCAGTGACTCGTCGAGCAGGTATTCCCGATCACGGGTGCGCGCCGTGACGTATTTCAGATCAGCTTTAAGGTAAATGACCTCCGCTACTGGAATCAGCAACAGACGACCACGTTCGTGACAAGAGAGGTGGCTGCGGGCCGTTTGCTGCAGAGATGCAAGCGGTACCTGCATACGCATAGGATGTGGTCGAACCTTCTGCAACGCGGTAAGCAAACGTTTCGCCCGTACTGGTTTCAACAGATAGTCCACGACGTTGAGTTCGAAGGCTTGCACCGCGTACGCTTCAAAGGCCGTCACAAAGATCACCGCCGGTGGCCGTGCAAGTTCCGACAGACGACAGGCGAGCGCAATGCCGTCCATCCTGGGCATCTGAATGTCAATCAGGGCAACGTCAACCCTTCGGCTGGCGATCGCCGCCAGGGCACGGAAGCCATTTTCTGCTTCGGCAACGAGTTCGTTGGGCAGCTCCGGCGCAAGATCAGCCAGCAGATCTCGCAAGCGCGTACGCGCGGGCGCTTCATCATCGACAATCATCACGGCAAGCGGGCTGGGACAAACTACGGGAATCATGGCGAGAGCCCCCGACAAGGGAGAACGATGTGCACCCGATATTCGCGCTGACCGCCAGCAAGGAGTACCTCACCGGTCTCGATGCGAGCCTCCAGATCGTAATACAGTGCCAGCCGCTCGCGAATATTATCAAGCGCCATGTGGTTGCCGTGTTGATGCTCGGTGTCGACATCACAGGGATTGACGAGATCGATGTGCAATTCATCGCCACGTCGCAGTACTCGAATACCGATCGTGCCGCCCTCTCCGGAGGGTTCGATTCCATGATAAACGGCATTCTCCAGCAATGGTTGCACCATCAGTGGCGGCACCTTGAGATCAACCACCAGATCAGTCACTTCCCATGCGACGTTCAAACGATCCCCAAGACGCAGCTTTTCAAGGTCAAGATACTGCCGACACAAGGCCATCTCGTCGGCCAATGGGATCAGTTCCCGATGGTCTCGCATGAGCGCCCGAAAGAGTTCAGCCAACTCTTCAAGAGCCGTCTCGGCACGCCTCGGATCAAGACGAATCAACGAGATGATGGCATTTAGACTGTTGAACAGGAAATGTGGTCGGATGCGCGCGGTCAGCGATTGCAGGCGCGCTTCGACGAGCGCTGGCGACAAGGCGCTGGCGCGCAAGGCCAAGTAGGAGAGCATCAACGCCGCCGCTGCGCTACCGAGCAGACCGGCTTTCAGCAGGTGCGCCCAACTCCCTTCGTCGAAGGTCAGAAAACGCCAGAGATCGGTTAGAAGGATCGCGGAAGCGGCGGA contains:
- a CDS encoding arylsulfatase; translation: MRELSHWLGRATIIVALAISGGSVSAQQVTGVLGSPSATTSISGNQLPAPDPKFGGVIKDDALQSKPWWAPRIVPPKNAPNVLLVITDDAGFGVPSTFGGVIPTPTMDRIASEGLRYNRMFSTALCSPTRAALITGRNHHSAGFGVISEQSTGYPGYNSIIAKDKATIGRILLDNGYATSWFGKNHNTPAFAASQAGPFDQWPTGMGFEYFYGFVGGDANQWQPNLFRNTTQIYPFEGKPGWNLVTGMADDAIDYMTRVHQIQPDKPIFIKYAPGATHAPHHPTKEWVDKISAMHLFDKGWNILREQIFENQKRLGVIPKDTKLAPWPKEVLKEWDQLTADEKKLFIRQVEVFAAYTAYNDHEIGRVIQAFKDLGKLDNTLIIYINGDNGTSAEGGPLGTPNEVAFFNGLNQLPVDVQMKFYDVWGTEQTYNHMSAGWSWAFDTPFSWFKQNASQLGGVNQNMVVSWPARIKDKGGLREQFVHVIDVVPTILEAAGIRAPELVDGIRQAPIEGTSFAYTFDATSAKAPTRHRTQYFEMFGQWALYHDGWFLSTKVNRAPWEAFGPANPDPLNNQVLELFELNKDFSQSENVAAQYPQKVKEMKSMFIAEAKKHQVFPMDASVAARIVAPRPNITAGRSEFVYTRPMVGLPQGDSPLLLNTSYTVTADIEVPPSGAEGMILTSGGRFAGYGFYLLKGKPVWLWNMVDLERLKWEGPEALTPGRHTLEFDFKYDGLGAGTLAFNNFSGVGRSGTGTLKVDGKVVATKTMPRTLPMILQWDESFDIGSDTLTGVNDVDYKPPFTLTAKLNKLTIKVDRPQLSSEDMKKLDTAMRNNKVSE
- a CDS encoding IS1182 family transposase, with the protein product MTTSPPMFPDGATLPANPSGEGRAKTVLPKASARVLMPNRNQLELRASDLESLVPPGHRARIVWGYVERQDLSGLYAGIKAVEGGVGRAAIAPEILYALWLYATLEGVGHARGIARLTQTHDAYRWICGGVQVNYPTLADFRSQEGDALDELLTDNVASLMAAGVVKFKTAAQDGMRVRASAGAASFRREERLKACLEAARQQVATLKAQQADDPAGESARQQAAQRRAVSEREARIEAALARQPELAAIKKKHGKKPEEARSSTTDADATIMKMGDGGFRPAYNLQFATDAESQVVFGVEVVTAGTDQGQLSPMVEQVSERCGQTPENWLVDGGYPGHGQIDAVAESTTVYAPVPKAKDPKTDVHQPKAKDSPAVAQWRERMKSDEAKALYKDRAATAECVNALARNRGLNRLLVRGLKRVKGVALLFALAHNVMRAATLAPELVGLGTGTSAVPQTAG
- a CDS encoding IS66 family transposase zinc-finger binding domain-containing protein, translated to MAAAERNLFDKTRATGLAACKARLNEPRQAAAMGPHQPPTEKLKRESGGRLPFPEQLPRVEHLHKPSTCPFGQCGQALEQIGEDVTEKLIVPAEFFVGRRIYPQYACLPSETLLPAPAIASVVRGGLAASAWLAWWTRGMVSKYVDHQQIRVNHYYHNDIFISDCPAFQRESAASGGLLPPIRFRPPGRTWAEAVR
- the cobA gene encoding uroporphyrinogen-III C-methyltransferase, producing the protein MTQTSSSTPSGTVYIIGSGPGNLDLLTLRAARLIGEADAIVYDHLIADGVLELARPDAEMIYAGKERSRHSVPQHELNQLLVRLARAGKQVVRLKGGDPFIFGRGGEEIETLVDSGIAFEVVPGVTAAAGCAAYAGIPLTHRDHAQAVAFATGHLKDGTINLDWPLLARPRLTVVFYMGIGGLAEICQQMIAHGLPEDHPAAVVQNGTTRRQRVLTADLATLPAKVAATGITSPALIIVGTVVRLQQKLDWFKPAP
- a CDS encoding response regulator transcription factor; this translates as MIPVVCPSPLAVMIVDDEAPARTRLRDLLADLAPELPNELVAEAENGFRALAAIASRRVDVALIDIQMPRMDGIALACRLSELARPPAVIFVTAFEAYAVQAFELNVVDYLLKPVRAKRLLTALQKVRPHPMRMQVPLASLQQTARSHLSCHERGRLLLIPVAEVIYLKADLKYVTARTRDREYLLDESLTHLEQEFGEQFIRLHRSVLVARETIIGFEKSSSDDAETQWQAMLRDIPERLPISRRQWPLVKSCAHHLTP
- a CDS encoding histidine kinase produces the protein MLRILLGVNLLAVLAALVQSDGISDSVQRYCDMAIWVQPLLLINLTLLALFGNLLRRFSIWIGRALVVIQSAASAILLTDLWRFLTFDEGSWAHLLKAGLLGSAAAALMLSYLALRASALSPALVEARLQSLTARIRPHFLFNSLNAIISLIRLDPRRAETALEELAELFRALMRDHRELIPLADEMALCRQYLDLEKLRLGDRLNVAWEVTDLVVDLKVPPLMVQPLLENAVYHGIEPSGEGGTIGIRVLRRGDELHIDLVNPCDVDTEHQHGNHMALDNIRERLALYYDLEARIETGEVLLAGGQREYRVHIVLPCRGLSP